One part of the Podarcis muralis chromosome 3, rPodMur119.hap1.1, whole genome shotgun sequence genome encodes these proteins:
- the MEI4 gene encoding LOW QUALITY PROTEIN: meiosis-specific protein MEI4 (The sequence of the model RefSeq protein was modified relative to this genomic sequence to represent the inferred CDS: inserted 2 bases in 1 codon; deleted 3 bases in 2 codons; substituted 5 bases at 5 genomic stop codons), with product MNDKDVMRYLKTSQLVLALEIIHSKPADKSSKEXYAERMSKIVSGQDSKQNSRVEAVEAEGIHLRQQLLLREXKAGYQIQNSLSSSIGDALLPTHMELCLGHFDDSGYNISNRYIADTLETLPTFGSGYVSAWPILTXAITSKSLVSHVQFPQPFLELAXAGGLRTDLKKCGRNYSMISDSISKLLSDLVASYSLPELNFSHLMTQAVXVITKXLSDADVVGQILGQCLKNLKVSLERLVATISTK from the exons ATGAATG ataaagatGTGATGCGGTACTTGAAAACCTCACAGTTGGTGCTGGCTTTAGAGATTATTCACTCAAAGCCAGCAGATAAAAGCAGCAAAGAATAATATGCAGAGCGCATGTCCAAAATAGTATCTGGACAGGATTCCAAGCAGAATTCAAGAGTTGAAGCTGTAGAAGCTGAAGGTATTCATTtgaggcagcagctgctcttAA gggagtgaaaggcgggatatcaaatccaaaactctctctcct CTTCCATAGGTGATGCTCTGCTACCTACTCATATGGAGCTGTGCTTAGGCCATTTTGATGATTCTGGATACAATATCTCAAATAGGTATATAGCTGATACACTAGAAACCTTACCTACCTTCGGCAGTGGCTATGTTTCTGCATGGCCAATATTGAC TGCCATAACAAGCAAGTCCTTGGTTTCTCATGTGCAGTTCCCACAACCTTTCCTTGAACTGGCATAGGCTGGAGGTCTGAGAACAGACTTG AAAAAATGTGGAAGGAATTACTCCATGATATCTGACTCTATCTCTAAATTGCTCAGTGACCTGGTTGCTTCATATAGT CTTCCAGAACTCAACTTTTCACATCTTATGACTCAGGCAGTTTGAGTCATAACAAAGTGATTAAGTGATGCAGATGTAGTTGGACAGATTTTGGGACAGTGTCTCAAGAATCTGAAAGTCTCTCTGGAAAGACTTGTAGCCACCATCTCAACAAAGTGA